One stretch of Pseudomonas fluorescens Q2-87 DNA includes these proteins:
- a CDS encoding VOC family protein — protein MNNKNRICLWYDGTALDAARFYADTFPDSAVHAVYHAPGDFPSGKQGDVLTVDFTVMGIPCIGLNGGSAFKHSEAFSFQVATDDQAETDRLWNAIIDNGGQASACGWCKDRWGLSWQISPRVLVDAVTSSDKAVAKRAFEAMMTMTKIDIAAIEAAVKG, from the coding sequence ATGAACAACAAGAACAGGATTTGTCTCTGGTACGACGGCACGGCGCTGGACGCTGCAAGGTTCTACGCCGACACGTTCCCGGACAGCGCGGTACACGCGGTCTACCACGCCCCCGGGGATTTTCCATCGGGCAAGCAGGGCGATGTGCTGACGGTGGATTTCACGGTGATGGGCATTCCTTGCATCGGCTTGAACGGTGGCTCGGCGTTCAAGCACAGCGAAGCGTTTTCGTTTCAGGTGGCAACCGACGACCAGGCCGAAACGGACCGGTTATGGAATGCGATCATCGACAACGGTGGCCAGGCCAGTGCTTGCGGTTGGTGCAAGGACCGGTGGGGGCTGTCGTGGCAGATTTCCCCGCGCGTTCTGGTGGATGCGGTCACCAGCTCCGATAAAGCCGTTGCCAAGCGCGCCTTTGAGGCCATGATGACAATGACCAAGATTGACATCGCGGCCATTGAGGCGGCGGTGAAAGGCTAG
- a CDS encoding haloacid dehalogenase type II, producing MSFLRPKYITFDCYGTLTNFQMGNMTRELFADRVPAEQMDQFVKDFSAYRLDQVMGDWRPYDEVIKTSLARVCKRWGVEYRGEGQLYYDAVPTWGPHADVPAGLSKIADKIPLVIFSNAMDEQIMSNVDKLGAPFHKVFTAQQAQAYKPRLAAFEYMLDNLGCGPEDVLHVSSSFRYDLMSAHDMKIKHKAFVARGHEQPANAIFGYHQIPDIGGLAGLVGL from the coding sequence ATGAGCTTTCTTCGACCCAAGTACATCACCTTCGACTGCTACGGCACGTTGACCAATTTCCAGATGGGCAACATGACGCGCGAGCTGTTCGCCGACCGTGTCCCGGCCGAGCAGATGGACCAGTTCGTCAAGGACTTCTCCGCTTATCGCCTGGATCAGGTGATGGGTGACTGGCGGCCCTATGATGAAGTCATCAAGACGTCCTTGGCGCGGGTCTGCAAGCGTTGGGGCGTGGAATACCGCGGCGAAGGCCAGCTGTATTATGACGCCGTTCCAACGTGGGGCCCCCACGCCGACGTGCCGGCCGGCCTGTCGAAAATCGCCGACAAGATCCCCCTGGTGATTTTCTCCAACGCGATGGACGAGCAGATCATGTCCAACGTCGACAAGCTCGGTGCGCCTTTCCATAAAGTCTTCACCGCCCAACAGGCCCAGGCCTACAAGCCGCGCCTGGCGGCCTTCGAATACATGCTCGATAACCTCGGCTGCGGGCCGGAAGACGTGCTGCACGTCTCGTCGAGTTTCCGCTACGACCTGATGTCGGCCCATGACATGAAGATCAAGCACAAAGCCTTCGTCGCCCGTGGGCATGAACAACCGGCCAACGCCATTTTTGGCTACCACCAGATCCCGGACATCGGCGGGTTGGCCGGCCTGGTCGGGCTCTGA
- a CDS encoding response regulator translates to MSHLLLVDDDLEVLALLRKFLEQHGYSVEVAADGAALWQAVERRMPELIILDVMLPGDNGLLLCQRLRAEHRVGIIMLTAMGELSDRVVGLEMGADDYLTKPFDARELLARVRAVLRRTGEARGSLIDTSRPILEFENWQLDVTRRELRSPERVMIPLSTGEFELLLVFAEHPRRVLSRQQLLDLARGETFDAFDRSIDVQVSRLRRKLETDVTGASMIRTVRNSGYLFSPHVVKR, encoded by the coding sequence GTGAGCCATTTACTACTGGTCGACGATGACCTCGAAGTCCTCGCCCTCTTGCGCAAATTCCTTGAACAACACGGCTATAGCGTGGAAGTGGCGGCCGACGGTGCCGCGCTGTGGCAGGCGGTCGAGCGGCGGATGCCGGAGCTGATCATCCTCGACGTCATGTTGCCCGGGGACAATGGCTTGCTGCTCTGCCAGCGCCTGCGGGCCGAACATCGGGTCGGCATCATCATGCTCACCGCCATGGGCGAGTTGAGCGACCGTGTCGTCGGCCTGGAAATGGGCGCGGACGATTACCTGACCAAGCCCTTCGACGCGCGGGAGCTGCTGGCCCGGGTGCGCGCCGTGCTCAGGCGCACCGGCGAGGCCAGGGGCTCGCTGATTGACACTTCGCGGCCGATCCTGGAATTCGAAAACTGGCAACTGGACGTCACCCGTCGTGAACTGCGCTCGCCGGAAAGAGTCATGATCCCGCTGTCCACCGGCGAGTTCGAACTGCTGCTGGTATTTGCCGAGCATCCGCGCCGTGTGCTGAGCCGCCAGCAGTTGCTGGATCTGGCACGCGGGGAAACCTTCGACGCTTTCGACCGCAGCATCGACGTCCAGGTCAGCCGCCTGCGGCGCAAGCTGGAAACCGATGTCACCGGCGCGTCGATGATCCGCACCGTGCGCAACAGCGGCTATCTGTTCAGCCCCCACGTGGTGAAACGATGA
- a CDS encoding LysR family transcriptional regulator, with the protein MDRFDAMQAFVRVVEAGSFTKAAETLHMSKTTVTQLVQQLEARLRVKLLNRTTRKVNVTADGAVYYERVIRLLADMDDAETSLSGAQALPRGRLRVDVPSPLAAMILIPALPAFHARYPDIQIDMGVSDRIVDIIDENVDCVVRGGELTDQTLIARRVGDLTLGVFAAPNYLARMGTPGHPLELEDSPHHIVGFLWARTGKAVPYAMHNHSEHLHIKGRYVLAIDDGNAYLAAGLAGLGVLWLPEYMSRHHEARGELVRLFHDWRLDPMPLYIAYPPNRHISAKLRVFIAWVAELMAEHAPVVSKERAE; encoded by the coding sequence ATGGACCGTTTCGATGCGATGCAGGCATTCGTCCGAGTGGTAGAGGCGGGCAGCTTCACCAAGGCGGCCGAAACCCTGCACATGAGCAAGACCACCGTGACCCAGTTGGTCCAGCAATTGGAGGCACGGCTGCGGGTCAAGCTGCTCAACCGCACCACGCGCAAAGTCAACGTCACCGCCGATGGCGCCGTCTATTACGAGCGCGTCATCCGCCTGCTCGCCGATATGGACGATGCCGAGACCAGCCTGTCCGGCGCCCAAGCGTTGCCCCGAGGCCGGCTGCGGGTGGACGTGCCGAGCCCGCTGGCCGCGATGATCCTGATTCCGGCCCTGCCGGCGTTCCATGCGCGATACCCTGACATCCAGATCGACATGGGCGTCAGCGACCGCATCGTCGACATCATCGATGAGAACGTTGATTGCGTGGTGCGCGGCGGTGAGCTGACGGACCAGACGCTCATCGCCCGGCGCGTCGGCGACCTGACCTTGGGCGTCTTTGCGGCGCCGAACTACCTGGCGCGCATGGGCACGCCTGGACATCCATTGGAGCTTGAGGATTCGCCGCATCACATCGTCGGTTTTCTCTGGGCTCGCACCGGCAAAGCGGTGCCTTACGCCATGCACAATCACAGCGAGCATCTGCATATCAAGGGACGCTACGTGCTGGCTATCGACGATGGCAATGCCTACCTTGCGGCCGGTTTGGCGGGGCTGGGCGTGCTCTGGCTGCCTGAATACATGTCCAGGCACCACGAAGCTCGAGGTGAACTGGTGCGCCTGTTCCATGATTGGCGCCTCGACCCGATGCCGCTCTACATCGCCTATCCACCGAACCGCCACATCAGCGCCAAGTTGCGGGTGTTCATCGCATGGGTTGCAGAGCTGATGGCAGAACATGCGCCGGTAGTCAGCAAGGAAAGAGCCGAATGA
- a CDS encoding MlaA family lipoprotein, with the protein MPIPKPASMFVRPAVVVVLAALTSACTSTPPATAGACESATYTVHDPAEPVNRGIFAFNRTVDDYVLAPVARGYLKLPEFVQAGVHNFVANFGEPKVFINDLLQGNAQRSVNTLGRFAINTTVGIVGLIDVSGKLGIERHKADFGQTFGVWNIASGPIVELPLLGSSNLRDATGKVVSFAVDPFGDNSDTVETLGTVNTVGGIVDGRAEALPLTDELQTRPDYYSALRDATAQRRADLVAQGKLGSAVNAECPDGKTANE; encoded by the coding sequence ATGCCGATTCCCAAGCCTGCTTCGATGTTTGTTCGACCCGCCGTTGTGGTTGTCCTGGCTGCCCTCACCAGCGCCTGCACCAGCACGCCACCTGCTACGGCGGGGGCTTGCGAAAGCGCGACCTACACCGTCCACGATCCCGCAGAACCGGTCAACCGCGGTATTTTCGCCTTCAACCGGACTGTGGACGACTATGTCTTGGCCCCCGTTGCCCGTGGTTATCTCAAGCTCCCGGAGTTCGTGCAGGCCGGCGTCCATAATTTCGTCGCCAACTTCGGCGAACCCAAGGTGTTCATCAATGACCTGCTGCAAGGCAACGCTCAACGCTCGGTCAATACCCTGGGGCGTTTTGCGATCAACACCACCGTCGGCATCGTTGGTTTGATCGATGTGTCGGGCAAGCTGGGCATCGAGCGGCACAAGGCTGATTTTGGCCAGACCTTCGGCGTCTGGAACATCGCCTCCGGCCCGATCGTTGAGCTGCCGCTGCTGGGCAGCAGCAACCTGCGGGATGCGACGGGCAAGGTGGTGAGTTTTGCCGTCGACCCGTTCGGCGACAACAGCGATACCGTCGAGACGCTGGGCACGGTCAATACCGTAGGCGGGATAGTCGACGGCCGCGCCGAGGCGTTGCCGCTGACGGATGAGTTGCAGACCCGGCCGGACTACTACTCGGCACTGCGAGACGCGACAGCACAACGGCGCGCCGATCTTGTCGCCCAGGGCAAATTGGGTTCGGCGGTCAACGCCGAGTGCCCGGATGGAAAAACCGCCAATGAATAG
- a CDS encoding ABC transporter substrate-binding protein, which produces MTDNKNSIDGQLITGTESLRVFEGLNRGMSRRHALQMLGVAGVAVAGAGSLFGAAGKLFADEEASPGKGKPGGRIRVAGISSSTADTLDPAKGSSSTDYVRHYMFYNGLTRFDSHMVPQLELAERIDTTDATLWVITLRKEVVFHNGKGLTAADVVFSLLRHKDPITGSKVLPLAEQFAEVKANGTHEVQIRLSGPNAELPSILAISHLLIVPEGTSDFSQGIGTGPFKVKEFKPGVRSVGARNANYWKPGLPYLDEIEFIGIADEPSRVNALLSGDVQIINEVNPRSTTRIKDSTNHRVVDSPSGNYTDLIIRQDQMPGQSPEFTEAMKLLLDREQVKSAIFRGFARVGNDHPIAPGARFYNADLPQRAYDPEKARFLLKKAGMESISMPVMCSPAATGSVDVAVLLQQSAKQAGLKLDVNRLPSDGYWSNHWAKHPLSFGNINPRPNADMIFSQFFQSTAPWNESGWKNPQFDQLLIQARGETDEVKRGKMYGDMQALVHEHSGIGVPVFISNIDGVDQRVKGYGTNPLGGFMGYMFAEQIWLDA; this is translated from the coding sequence ATGACTGACAATAAGAACAGCATCGACGGCCAGTTGATTACCGGCACAGAAAGCCTGCGTGTTTTCGAAGGGCTCAATCGCGGCATGTCGCGCCGCCATGCATTGCAGATGCTGGGGGTGGCGGGTGTAGCGGTGGCGGGCGCCGGCAGCCTGTTTGGCGCTGCCGGCAAACTGTTTGCCGATGAGGAAGCCAGTCCCGGCAAAGGCAAGCCCGGCGGGCGTATCCGCGTCGCCGGTATCTCCAGTTCCACCGCCGACACCCTGGACCCGGCCAAAGGCTCATCGTCTACGGACTATGTGCGTCACTACATGTTCTACAACGGCCTGACCCGTTTCGACAGCCACATGGTGCCGCAACTGGAACTGGCCGAACGCATCGACACCACCGACGCCACGCTCTGGGTGATTACCCTGCGCAAGGAAGTGGTCTTCCACAACGGCAAAGGCTTGACCGCCGCCGACGTGGTGTTTTCCCTGTTGCGACACAAGGACCCGATCACTGGATCCAAGGTCCTGCCCCTGGCGGAGCAGTTTGCCGAGGTCAAGGCCAACGGTACCCACGAGGTGCAGATACGCCTCAGTGGTCCGAACGCCGAGCTGCCTTCGATCCTGGCCATTTCCCATTTGCTGATCGTGCCCGAAGGCACCAGCGACTTCAGCCAGGGCATCGGCACCGGGCCGTTCAAGGTCAAGGAGTTCAAGCCAGGGGTTCGCTCGGTTGGTGCGCGCAACGCCAATTACTGGAAACCGGGGTTGCCTTACCTCGACGAGATCGAATTCATCGGCATCGCCGACGAACCGTCACGGGTCAACGCGTTGCTGTCGGGCGACGTGCAGATCATCAACGAAGTCAACCCGCGCTCGACCACACGCATCAAGGACAGCACCAACCACCGGGTTGTCGATTCGCCGTCGGGTAACTACACCGACCTGATCATTCGCCAGGACCAGATGCCCGGCCAAAGCCCGGAATTCACCGAGGCCATGAAGCTGTTGCTGGACCGCGAGCAAGTCAAGTCGGCGATCTTCCGTGGCTTCGCCAGGGTCGGCAACGACCATCCCATCGCCCCTGGCGCGCGGTTCTACAACGCCGACCTGCCACAACGGGCCTACGATCCCGAAAAGGCGCGCTTCCTGCTGAAAAAGGCCGGCATGGAAAGCATCAGCATGCCAGTGATGTGCTCGCCGGCCGCCACCGGCTCGGTCGACGTTGCCGTGCTGTTGCAGCAATCGGCCAAGCAGGCCGGGCTCAAGCTCGATGTCAACCGGTTGCCGAGCGATGGCTACTGGTCCAACCACTGGGCCAAGCACCCGCTGAGCTTCGGCAACATCAACCCTCGGCCGAACGCCGACATGATCTTCTCGCAATTTTTCCAGTCAACTGCGCCCTGGAATGAATCCGGCTGGAAAAACCCGCAGTTCGACCAGTTGCTGATCCAGGCCCGGGGTGAAACCGATGAGGTCAAGCGCGGCAAGATGTATGGCGACATGCAGGCTTTGGTGCATGAGCACAGTGGTATCGGCGTTCCCGTATTCATCAGCAACATCGATGGCGTCGACCAGCGCGTCAAAGGCTACGGCACCAATCCGCTGGGTGGTTTCATGGGCTACATGTTTGCCGAGCAAATCTGGCTGGACGCTTGA
- a CDS encoding aldehyde dehydrogenase family protein, with amino-acid sequence MTTSSSNRHSVDPQTLRQLYIDGAWSAPVHPATLPVVNPATEEIVAEVASGSAEDVDRAVAAARAAFAGWSATPVDARVVILGKIHELILERKEALAQALSLEMGAAISFARAMQVPLAAEHVRVARDVLATYRFQNVENGTAIQREPIGVCGLITPWNWPLYQITAKVAPAIAAGCTVVLKPSELSPLSALLFAQLVHDAGLPAGVFNLVNGSGAEVGAAMAAHPDIDMISITGSNRAGALVAQAAAPTVKRVTQELGGKSPNLLLPDADFAAAVPPGVMSAFRNVGQSCSAPTRMIVPRNRLAQVEALAAETANAIIVGDPQSQATVLGPIANEAQFNRVQTMIEAGLSEGAKLVCGGPGRAPGFDRGFYTRPTVFSQVDSSMRIAQEEIFGPVLCIIPYDTVDEAVAIANDTVYGLGAHVQGQDLELARSVALRIRSGQVLLNYPAWNPMAPFGGYKRSGNGREYGIHGFEEYLEIKAIVGFG; translated from the coding sequence ATGACCACCTCTTCTTCTAACCGCCACAGTGTCGACCCGCAAACGCTACGACAGCTTTATATCGATGGCGCCTGGTCAGCCCCAGTCCATCCGGCCACGCTGCCGGTGGTCAACCCGGCGACCGAGGAAATTGTCGCTGAGGTGGCCAGTGGCTCCGCCGAAGACGTCGATCGGGCGGTAGCCGCCGCGCGTGCCGCATTTGCCGGCTGGTCCGCGACACCGGTAGACGCTCGGGTAGTGATACTTGGAAAAATCCACGAGCTGATCCTTGAGCGCAAGGAAGCATTGGCCCAGGCGCTCTCGCTGGAGATGGGCGCGGCGATCAGTTTTGCCCGGGCCATGCAGGTACCGTTGGCGGCCGAACACGTGCGGGTAGCCCGTGACGTGCTTGCGACCTATCGTTTCCAGAACGTCGAAAATGGCACGGCCATTCAACGCGAACCCATCGGCGTCTGCGGTCTCATCACGCCATGGAACTGGCCGCTCTATCAAATCACCGCCAAAGTCGCCCCGGCGATTGCCGCCGGTTGCACGGTGGTGTTGAAACCGAGCGAACTGTCGCCGCTGAGCGCGCTGCTTTTCGCTCAACTGGTGCATGACGCGGGCCTTCCGGCAGGTGTGTTCAACCTGGTCAACGGCAGCGGTGCCGAGGTCGGCGCAGCCATGGCGGCGCATCCCGATATCGACATGATCTCCATCACCGGCTCGAACCGTGCCGGTGCTCTCGTGGCCCAGGCCGCCGCTCCCACGGTAAAGCGTGTCACCCAGGAACTGGGTGGCAAGTCGCCGAACCTGTTGCTGCCGGACGCCGACTTCGCCGCCGCTGTGCCGCCAGGGGTGATGTCGGCGTTTCGCAATGTCGGCCAATCGTGCAGCGCACCGACGCGAATGATCGTGCCCCGCAACCGCTTGGCACAAGTCGAAGCCTTGGCCGCCGAGACCGCTAACGCGATCATCGTCGGTGATCCGCAATCGCAAGCAACGGTCCTGGGCCCCATCGCCAACGAGGCCCAGTTCAATCGGGTGCAAACCATGATCGAAGCAGGCCTGAGCGAAGGCGCAAAACTGGTGTGCGGCGGACCAGGGCGCGCGCCGGGCTTCGACAGAGGTTTCTACACCCGCCCGACGGTTTTCTCGCAGGTGGACAGCAGCATGCGCATCGCCCAGGAAGAAATCTTCGGGCCGGTGCTGTGCATCATCCCCTATGACACGGTGGATGAAGCCGTCGCCATCGCCAACGATACGGTCTATGGGCTGGGTGCTCATGTCCAGGGGCAGGACCTTGAACTGGCGCGCAGCGTTGCCTTGCGCATCCGCTCCGGGCAAGTGCTTTTGAATTACCCGGCGTGGAACCCCATGGCGCCGTTCGGTGGCTACAAGCGCTCGGGGAACGGACGTGAATACGGTATCCACGGCTTTGAGGAATACCTGGAAATCAAGGCGATTGTCGGGTTTGGTTGA
- a CDS encoding Nramp family divalent metal transporter: MTSIPSVEDQAAAPAQSRFVRLLKLLGPGIIAVLSWLGAGDLITSSVAGSNYGYAMMWVLAVSLLLRYLIVNIIARFQLCNNQGMTILQGYAQLNPFFAWFLLVYALLMGHLMNAYMIKGAGEALAMLLKTDYPLLCSVAVVLAVWMLVGRNIYSMIEGVMKALLAIMTLAFLALAVMSGPDVVGIVKGTIGFSIPPDEGVHGALLVAVSVIGAVAGSIANFVHPYVMRQKGWVGPQHKRIQRNDLLFAVFVGIIINLAIWIVGAEILRPNGIEVNTLGDLGKALEMYFGPIGWYVFFIGVFATLFASVSGKTTAFPMLITDAFQHVKPERRERYGKEFHRDPAHKWFMLFILVTPLIWSLPGMPDFVTLTIGVNALNIVGLPVISLGLLIMSNQKSLLGKEYRNNLFENIALVFATGLALWVAFQLGVDLFT; this comes from the coding sequence ATGACGAGCATTCCTTCCGTTGAGGATCAGGCTGCGGCCCCAGCGCAAAGCCGTTTCGTGCGCCTGTTGAAGCTTCTTGGTCCCGGCATCATCGCTGTATTGTCCTGGCTCGGCGCAGGCGACCTGATCACCTCTTCCGTGGCCGGCTCGAACTACGGCTACGCCATGATGTGGGTGTTGGCGGTATCGCTTTTGCTTCGCTACCTGATCGTCAACATCATCGCGCGTTTCCAGCTCTGCAATAACCAGGGCATGACCATCCTGCAGGGCTACGCCCAGCTCAATCCCTTCTTCGCCTGGTTCCTGCTGGTGTATGCGCTGCTCATGGGACACCTGATGAATGCCTACATGATCAAGGGCGCCGGTGAGGCCTTGGCCATGTTGCTGAAGACCGATTACCCGCTGCTCTGTTCGGTGGCGGTGGTGTTGGCGGTGTGGATGCTGGTCGGTCGCAATATCTATTCGATGATCGAAGGCGTGATGAAAGCGCTGCTGGCGATCATGACCCTGGCGTTCCTGGCCTTGGCGGTGATGTCCGGCCCTGATGTAGTCGGGATCGTCAAAGGCACCATTGGCTTCAGCATCCCGCCCGATGAAGGCGTGCACGGCGCGCTGCTGGTGGCGGTCTCGGTGATCGGTGCGGTGGCCGGTTCCATCGCCAACTTCGTTCACCCCTATGTCATGCGTCAGAAGGGCTGGGTCGGGCCGCAGCACAAGCGCATCCAGCGTAACGACCTGCTGTTTGCGGTGTTCGTCGGGATCATCATCAACCTGGCCATCTGGATCGTCGGCGCGGAAATCCTGCGGCCCAATGGCATTGAGGTGAACACCCTCGGCGACCTGGGCAAAGCCCTGGAAATGTACTTCGGCCCGATCGGTTGGTACGTGTTCTTCATCGGCGTGTTCGCCACGCTGTTCGCCAGCGTTTCCGGCAAGACCACGGCATTTCCGATGCTCATCACCGATGCCTTCCAGCACGTCAAGCCAGAACGTCGGGAGCGCTACGGTAAAGAATTCCACCGAGACCCGGCGCACAAATGGTTCATGCTGTTCATCCTCGTGACGCCATTGATCTGGTCGCTGCCCGGCATGCCTGACTTCGTCACGCTGACCATCGGCGTCAACGCGCTGAACATCGTTGGCTTGCCGGTCATCTCCCTGGGCCTGTTGATCATGTCCAACCAGAAATCGCTTCTGGGCAAGGAATACCGCAACAACCTGTTCGAGAACATCGCACTGGTCTTTGCCACGGGCCTGGCGCTCTGGGTTGCGTTCCAGTTGGGCGTCGACCTGTTCACCTGA
- a CDS encoding NAD(P)/FAD-dependent oxidoreductase codes for MGSESYWLDTAPAFTGAQLGGLPGQVDVAIVGGGFTGLAAARALALKGASVAVLEAGRVIGEASGRNGGHCSTGVAQDYAALSASLGAEKARAYYQAYESAVHSVVALVEQEHIACDLTRNGKLKLAAKPMHYEGLARTCELIRKEVDADVELLSAQETREEVNSAQFHGGLLQRNGVQMHIGRFGVGLAEAAARHGASIFQGVAVKDWKASGGGYQVNTSKGTLHATQILLATGTCQQGGLGWYRRRIVPVGSFVVATEVLPQALIDSLLPARRSYVTSRMIGNYFRLTPDNRLLFGGRARFAMSDSVSDAKSGKVLQAAMVQMFPQLANTRIDYCWGGLVDMTSDRLPRAGQHDGVFHSMGYSGHGVQMSVHMGQVMAEVMAGRVEANPWRELDWPAIPGHFGKPWFLPLVGAYYRLQDYLH; via the coding sequence ATGGGCAGTGAGTCCTATTGGCTCGATACCGCACCGGCATTTACCGGTGCTCAGCTCGGCGGGTTGCCCGGGCAGGTTGATGTCGCCATCGTCGGTGGCGGGTTCACCGGCCTGGCAGCGGCCCGGGCCCTGGCCTTGAAGGGCGCCAGCGTGGCGGTGCTCGAAGCGGGCCGGGTGATTGGCGAAGCCTCGGGGCGCAATGGTGGGCATTGCAGCACCGGCGTCGCTCAGGATTACGCGGCATTAAGCGCCAGCCTCGGCGCCGAAAAAGCGCGCGCCTATTACCAGGCTTATGAAAGCGCCGTGCACAGCGTTGTTGCGCTGGTGGAGCAGGAGCACATCGCCTGCGACCTGACGCGCAACGGCAAGCTCAAGTTGGCCGCCAAACCGATGCACTACGAAGGACTGGCGCGCACCTGCGAACTGATCCGCAAGGAGGTCGACGCCGACGTCGAGTTGTTGTCCGCCCAAGAAACGCGGGAGGAAGTCAACTCGGCCCAGTTCCACGGCGGTTTGCTCCAGCGCAATGGCGTACAGATGCACATCGGGCGATTCGGGGTCGGCCTGGCGGAAGCCGCGGCGCGTCACGGCGCATCGATCTTCCAGGGTGTGGCGGTGAAGGACTGGAAGGCCAGCGGCGGCGGCTACCAAGTCAACACCAGCAAGGGAACGCTACATGCCACGCAGATTTTGCTGGCGACCGGCACCTGCCAGCAGGGTGGCTTGGGCTGGTATCGGCGCAGGATCGTGCCGGTGGGCAGCTTCGTGGTGGCGACCGAAGTGCTGCCTCAGGCGTTGATCGACAGCTTGCTGCCGGCCCGCCGCTCCTATGTCACCAGTCGCATGATCGGCAATTACTTTCGGCTGACCCCGGACAACCGTCTGCTGTTTGGCGGTCGAGCGCGGTTTGCCATGTCTGACAGCGTCTCCGATGCCAAGAGCGGCAAGGTTCTGCAAGCCGCCATGGTGCAAATGTTCCCGCAGCTGGCGAACACCCGGATCGACTACTGCTGGGGCGGGTTGGTGGACATGACCTCCGATCGGCTGCCTCGGGCCGGCCAGCATGACGGGGTTTTTCACTCCATGGGCTACAGCGGCCATGGCGTGCAGATGTCGGTGCACATGGGCCAGGTCATGGCCGAAGTCATGGCCGGCAGAGTCGAGGCCAACCCGTGGCGCGAACTCGATTGGCCGGCCATTCCCGGGCACTTCGGCAAGCCCTGGTTCCTGCCGCTGGTAGGCGCGTATTACCGCCTGCAGGACTACCTACACTGA
- a CDS encoding RidA family protein, which translates to MTQRDVVFPAGRQALYERNRYSPAIRSNGFLFVSGQVGSTEDGSPKPGLEDQVRQAFNNLEAILAAADCSFDDVVDVTVFMVDPQSTFETVWKVVPEFWGSAPHPTLTAVGVTWLYGFQFEIKVIARLPGTVG; encoded by the coding sequence ATGACACAGCGTGACGTGGTTTTTCCGGCCGGGCGCCAGGCGCTTTACGAACGTAATCGCTATTCCCCGGCGATCCGTTCCAATGGTTTTTTATTTGTGTCGGGACAGGTCGGCAGTACCGAAGACGGCTCGCCGAAGCCTGGACTGGAGGATCAGGTACGGCAAGCGTTCAACAACCTGGAGGCGATCCTCGCCGCGGCCGATTGCAGTTTTGACGATGTGGTGGATGTCACCGTGTTCATGGTCGACCCGCAGTCGACCTTCGAGACCGTCTGGAAAGTGGTGCCCGAGTTCTGGGGCAGCGCGCCACACCCGACCCTCACCGCCGTGGGTGTGACTTGGCTGTATGGGTTCCAGTTTGAAATCAAGGTGATTGCCAGGTTGCCTGGAACTGTCGGTTGA
- a CDS encoding GFA family protein: MNRFTGGCLCGNVRIEASGRPYRVGLCHCLDCRKHHGALFYAAAVFAQDAVTILGETRDYAGRFFCPRCGSSVFARSGDEIEVNLGSLDAPDQLMPTYESWTVRREAWLPPFPLAHHYIRDREGKDRSED; the protein is encoded by the coding sequence ATGAACCGATTCACCGGCGGTTGCCTGTGCGGCAACGTCCGTATCGAAGCCTCGGGGCGCCCTTACCGGGTTGGCCTTTGTCACTGTCTCGATTGCCGCAAGCATCACGGAGCGCTGTTCTACGCTGCGGCCGTGTTTGCCCAGGACGCGGTGACGATCCTGGGCGAGACCCGGGACTATGCCGGGCGTTTTTTTTGCCCTCGCTGCGGCTCGTCGGTTTTCGCCCGCAGCGGCGACGAGATCGAAGTGAACCTGGGCTCCCTGGACGCTCCCGACCAATTGATGCCGACCTATGAAAGCTGGACCGTGCGCCGCGAAGCCTGGCTGCCGCCGTTCCCGCTCGCGCACCATTACATACGGGACCGTGAGGGCAAGGATCGATCCGAGGACTAG